The genomic region CTTCTGGGCCACCACGGGAAAAATAACGATCGTGACCAGAAACGCGAAAAGCGCCTTTATCCTAAACGGGATCACCCCACTTGAGTAAAATGGGGCAATGACCATCATCGAACTCATCCTCATCATGATGAGCAGGAAAACCTGGAAGTGATAGGCGAAGTATTCCATCCTATCCCGCACCGATCTTCGATATCATGAGAAAGATGTTTTTTGTATAGTTCACCATCGTATGGATTATCCAGGCCGCCATTAATATAAACGTTACGAAGATCGCCACGATCTTCGGGACGAAGGTGAGCGTCTGCTCCTGGATCGAGGTGGTGGTCTGAAAAATCGAAATCACCAGGCCCACGAGCATGCCGACCCCCAGAAGCGGCGCAGAGACGATCATGATCGTCATGAGCGCCTCGCGCAACAGTTTGATTACCATAACGTCAGTCAAATTAAATCTCCGTAACGGAAGTCATCAGCCGAACGATTTCACGAGCTCGTGAATAAGGAGATTCCACCCGTCTACGAGTATAAAAAGCACGAGCTTGAACGGCAGCGAGATCATCACCGGCGGCAGCATTATCATACCCATGGCCATGAGGACGCTCGCCACCAGCATGTCGATCACGATGAAAGGTATAAAAATATACACGCCTATCTCGAAGGCCCTCTTGAGCTCGCTAATCATGAACGCCGGAACCAGACAGTACGTGGGGACGTCCTTCTCGCTTTTCGGCCGCTCGAGCTTTGCGAGCTCTATAAAGAGCGCTATGTCCTTTTTACGGGTCTGCTTGAACATGAACTTGCGCAGCGGCTCCATCGCCTGTTCGTAAAACTTCTCGTTCGAAATCTTGCCCTGCAGGTAGGGCT from Spirochaetota bacterium harbors:
- the fliQ gene encoding flagellar biosynthesis protein FliQ, producing the protein MTDVMVIKLLREALMTIMIVSAPLLGVGMLVGLVISIFQTTTSIQEQTLTFVPKIVAIFVTFILMAAWIIHTMVNYTKNIFLMISKIGAG
- the fliP gene encoding flagellar type III secretion system pore protein FliP (The bacterial flagellar biogenesis protein FliP forms a type III secretion system (T3SS)-type pore required for flagellar assembly.); this translates as MRNKVSTALLAAVFILVPAVLFAQEAGGVRMPIPRITFDIREAANPKEVALSLQMLFLLTILTLAPAIAMMMTSFTRVVIVLDFVKRALSLQQMPPTQVIVGLSIFLTFFIMAPTFTEINEKALQPYLQGKISNEKFYEQAMEPLRKFMFKQTRKKDIALFIELAKLERPKSEKDVPTYCLVPAFMISELKRAFEIGVYIFIPFIVIDMLVASVLMAMGMIMLPPVMISLPFKLVLFILVDGWNLLIHELVKSFG